From Sediminibacterium sp. TEGAF015, a single genomic window includes:
- the recA gene encoding recombinase RecA, translated as MSNAEKLKALKLTIDKIDKDFGKGSVMMMNEKSSAPMEVVSTGSLGLDAALGVGGLPKGRIVEIYGPESSGKTTVAIHVIAEAQKKGGMCAIIDAEHAFDSAYAQKLGVDVDNLLISQPDYGEQALEIADRLILSGALDVVVIDSVAALVPKGELEGEMGDSKMGLQARLMSQALRKLTATINKTNTICIFINQLREKIGVMFGNPETTTGGNALKFYASVRLDIRRMTQIKDGDAAVGNRVKVKVVKNKVAPPFRAAEFDLVFGEGISKVGEIIDMGVEMGIVQKSGSWFSYESNKLGQGREAVKALLLDNPELSNEIEAKIRAKLITVTEAPVQAAEE; from the coding sequence ATGAGTAATGCAGAAAAACTAAAAGCCCTTAAGCTGACCATTGACAAGATTGATAAAGATTTTGGAAAAGGCAGTGTAATGATGATGAATGAAAAAAGTTCCGCTCCCATGGAAGTGGTATCTACGGGATCGCTGGGATTGGATGCTGCATTAGGTGTGGGAGGCTTACCCAAAGGAAGAATTGTAGAAATCTACGGCCCGGAATCTTCTGGTAAAACCACTGTTGCGATTCATGTTATTGCCGAAGCGCAAAAGAAGGGTGGTATGTGCGCAATCATTGATGCGGAACACGCTTTTGACAGTGCATATGCACAAAAATTAGGAGTTGATGTAGACAATCTGTTGATTTCACAACCAGATTATGGTGAACAGGCACTTGAAATTGCAGACCGTTTAATATTATCAGGAGCTTTAGATGTGGTAGTAATCGACTCTGTTGCTGCACTAGTTCCAAAGGGTGAATTGGAAGGCGAAATGGGGGACAGTAAAATGGGATTGCAGGCGAGATTGATGAGTCAGGCGCTAAGAAAATTGACTGCTACCATTAATAAAACCAACACGATTTGTATTTTCATCAATCAGCTTCGTGAAAAGATTGGTGTAATGTTTGGTAATCCCGAAACAACAACCGGTGGTAACGCATTGAAATTCTATGCTTCTGTACGTCTGGATATCAGAAGAATGACACAGATTAAAGATGGAGATGCGGCTGTTGGTAATCGCGTAAAAGTAAAAGTGGTAAAGAATAAAGTAGCTCCTCCTTTCCGTGCCGCTGAATTTGATCTGGTATTCGGAGAAGGAATTAGCAAAGTGGGTGAAATCATTGATATGGGTGTTGAAATGGGAATTGTACAAAAAAGTGGTTCCTGGTTTAGTTATGAAAGCAATAAACTGGGTCAAGGAAGAGAAGCGGTCAAGGCATTACTGTTGGACAATCCTGAATTATCAAATGAAATTGAGGCAAAAATCAGAGCCAAATTAATTACAGTTACCGAAGCACCTGTTCAGGCTGCTGAAGAATAA
- a CDS encoding acetylxylan esterase, which translates to MNAKVPRLLILRGRILQSIFLLGLLFGGFTYAQKGIGFDIRPFKKEAIFRDDDKIGYNLRFRNNTKEKIRGTIKAKVTNYKGEEVFNQEMGFTMDARKGYMKDLYLENDRIKPGFYQLQLMVSANNYVDTLLFGYGVDPEKVYANVNRPADFDQFWDDARRELVNIDPKFRVTRRGDQSTRDVDVFLVEFQSLEYQTIRGWLSVPKRKGKFSVVYELPGYLQDLRPDSLRTDMAVFRLNVRGHGNSKDNTNADYNTFNIINLNDRNKYIYRAVYMDALRGLDFIYRHEYLKFDLKKVIVKGEGQGAVLATVVASLDNRPQGCIIERPVYTDMRTLFFMAGSQKVIPWPVTNFQTYLKNPRNRLNQEGLFRIWDFFDPVNFAPNIRCRVLFGHNQKNTQCPPQAAIALYNQIRIDNRNIYMSLDDNGMDDVYYRYESFWMKKIL; encoded by the coding sequence ATGAACGCAAAGGTACCCAGACTGTTGATCCTTCGCGGCCGCATTTTGCAATCCATATTTTTATTGGGTTTGCTGTTCGGCGGGTTCACCTATGCACAGAAAGGAATAGGATTTGATATCCGCCCTTTTAAAAAAGAAGCCATTTTCAGGGATGATGATAAAATTGGCTATAATCTCCGGTTTAGAAATAATACCAAAGAAAAAATCAGGGGCACCATCAAGGCCAAAGTAACCAATTACAAAGGCGAAGAAGTATTCAATCAGGAAATGGGCTTTACCATGGATGCCCGTAAGGGATACATGAAAGATCTTTATCTTGAAAATGATAGAATAAAACCAGGATTTTATCAGCTACAGTTAATGGTTTCAGCCAACAATTATGTTGATACATTGCTATTTGGTTATGGTGTAGACCCGGAAAAAGTATATGCCAATGTGAATCGTCCTGCAGATTTTGATCAGTTCTGGGATGATGCCAGAAGAGAGTTGGTTAATATAGATCCTAAATTCAGGGTTACCCGAAGGGGTGATCAGAGCACCCGTGATGTAGATGTATTCCTTGTTGAATTTCAATCATTAGAATACCAAACCATTCGGGGTTGGTTGTCTGTACCAAAGAGAAAGGGTAAATTTTCTGTGGTTTACGAACTACCCGGATATCTGCAGGATTTGCGCCCCGACTCCCTTAGAACAGATATGGCGGTTTTCAGATTAAATGTCCGTGGACATGGAAACAGTAAGGACAACACGAATGCCGATTATAATACGTTTAATATCATTAATCTTAACGACCGCAATAAATACATCTATCGCGCAGTTTATATGGATGCACTTCGCGGATTAGATTTTATATACCGTCACGAGTACTTAAAATTTGATCTTAAAAAAGTAATTGTGAAGGGAGAAGGACAGGGTGCTGTGCTCGCAACGGTTGTAGCGTCTTTGGACAACCGTCCTCAGGGATGTATCATTGAAAGACCCGTGTACACAGATATGAGAACCCTATTCTTTATGGCAGGTTCTCAGAAAGTGATCCCCTGGCCTGTAACCAACTTTCAGACGTATTTAAAAAATCCAAGAAACCGATTAAACCAGGAAGGACTTTTTAGGATATGGGACTTTTTTGACCCAGTCAATTTTGCTCCCAATATCAGGTGTAGGGTCTTATTTGGTCATAATCAAAAAAATACGCAATGTCCGCCTCAGGCGGCTATTGCCTTATATAACCAGATCCGGATTGATAACAGAAATATATACATGAGCCTGGATGATAACGGAATGGATGATGTGTATTACCGATATGAAAGTTTCTGGATGAAGAAAATTCTCTGA
- a CDS encoding 1-acyl-sn-glycerol-3-phosphate acyltransferase yields MLYRIIKPFIRVALYFFFRKIYLNHSEVYAIKGPVLITANHPNSFLDAILIGAFFKKPIHFLARGDAFKKPIHRFFLGLLNMIPIYRLSEGKENLYLNEYAFRASKKILEDDGIVLIFIEGICLLTNEIQPFKKGAARIALDYKGKKPLQILPLGIAYDRFNSWGSTVNLHAGKTISLAELLPFDDRAKNMRYFNDSIVQSLNRLIVTPLNAKPAQNRIVKLIGNLGYIIHRWFFLGLDSFVRRKTQNTVFHDSVLFGTLFILYPILIVIIGFCLISLFGLKMILPLLGILVMARCIVLVKNPNE; encoded by the coding sequence TTGTTATACCGGATAATAAAGCCATTTATACGTGTTGCCTTGTATTTTTTCTTCAGAAAAATCTACCTAAACCATTCTGAGGTATATGCAATAAAAGGACCGGTATTAATTACGGCCAACCACCCTAATTCTTTTTTAGATGCTATTTTGATTGGTGCTTTTTTTAAAAAGCCAATTCATTTTTTAGCAAGAGGAGATGCTTTTAAAAAGCCGATTCATCGTTTTTTCTTAGGTCTGCTCAACATGATCCCTATTTACAGATTAAGTGAAGGAAAAGAAAATTTATATCTGAATGAATATGCGTTTAGGGCTTCAAAGAAAATTTTAGAAGACGATGGCATCGTGCTAATATTTATTGAGGGGATTTGTTTATTAACCAATGAGATTCAGCCGTTTAAAAAAGGCGCAGCCAGAATTGCACTGGACTATAAGGGAAAAAAGCCCTTGCAGATTCTGCCCTTGGGAATTGCCTATGACCGGTTTAATTCCTGGGGATCAACAGTTAACCTCCATGCCGGCAAAACCATTTCGTTAGCAGAGCTATTGCCATTTGATGACCGGGCTAAAAACATGCGCTATTTTAATGATAGCATAGTTCAATCACTGAATCGGTTGATAGTAACTCCATTAAACGCAAAGCCTGCTCAGAATAGAATCGTAAAACTGATAGGTAATCTTGGATACATCATTCATCGTTGGTTTTTTCTTGGACTAGACTCTTTTGTGAGAAGAAAAACCCAAAACACGGTATTTCACGACTCTGTTTTATTTGGCACTTTATTCATTTTATATCCTATTCTTATTGTTATTATTGGTTTCTGCCTGATTTCCCTCTTTGGCCTGAAAATGATTCTGCCTCTGCTAGGGATTTTGGTTATGGCTAGGTGTATTGTTTTAGTGAAAAATCCAAACGAATAA
- a CDS encoding acyltransferase family protein — protein sequence MTAKQYIPSLTGVRGLASILIFFHHFNQQDFPPLLFRVLNEFHFPLSMFFVLSGFLICLRYYDTVELSGNWMRKYLKNRIARVYPIYLILTIAVFVYAWIANDNSIYNGKNSPTTLFFMNVTFLRGFFDDMKFTGIAQGWSLTVEECFYFSAPIFFLLIKRSKIYFLVAPLVVTGIGVLLVLIFRNVDFYGFFGSFKFLFISTFLGRTVEFFSGMVLAMIIRKADDSVSNFSLYTWMGIIGIGCTNLIMINQPISKEVPFALYQPIGIFTNNIILPVFICMFFYGLIKENSIPKKILGSKLGELIGKSSYILYLIHLGFISNLTSNWLHNTADTFYAWLDKNEYWWLSEHLNYTVLVLFSHLFILTIISIILYKFIEEPINLYIRKSNFLEKKTAR from the coding sequence ATGACGGCAAAACAGTACATCCCATCTTTAACTGGGGTAAGGGGCCTAGCTTCTATATTGATTTTTTTTCACCACTTTAATCAACAGGATTTTCCGCCGTTATTATTCAGGGTATTAAATGAGTTTCATTTTCCTCTCTCCATGTTTTTTGTTTTGAGTGGATTTCTGATTTGTTTGCGTTATTATGATACCGTAGAATTATCTGGAAACTGGATGCGCAAATATTTAAAAAATAGAATTGCCCGCGTTTATCCTATCTATCTTATTTTAACCATTGCTGTTTTTGTGTATGCCTGGATAGCCAATGATAACAGCATTTACAACGGAAAAAATAGTCCCACTACTTTGTTTTTCATGAACGTCACTTTCCTGCGTGGATTTTTTGATGACATGAAATTTACAGGAATAGCACAAGGCTGGTCTTTAACTGTAGAAGAATGTTTTTATTTTTCAGCACCCATTTTCTTTTTATTGATAAAGCGCAGTAAAATTTATTTTCTAGTTGCGCCATTAGTAGTAACAGGGATTGGTGTTTTGCTGGTACTCATTTTTAGAAATGTTGATTTCTATGGTTTCTTCGGATCGTTCAAATTTTTATTCATCTCTACTTTTTTAGGAAGAACAGTTGAATTCTTTTCAGGGATGGTTCTTGCCATGATTATCAGAAAAGCAGACGATAGTGTAAGCAATTTTTCTTTATATACCTGGATGGGAATCATTGGGATTGGCTGCACCAACCTAATCATGATTAATCAGCCAATCAGTAAAGAAGTGCCATTTGCCTTATACCAACCGATTGGTATTTTTACCAACAATATTATACTGCCGGTTTTTATTTGCATGTTCTTTTATGGATTAATCAAAGAGAATTCAATTCCCAAAAAAATATTGGGTAGCAAGCTTGGTGAATTGATTGGCAAGAGCTCATATATCCTTTATTTAATACACCTAGGCTTTATCTCGAATCTTACCTCAAACTGGTTACATAATACAGCCGATACTTTTTATGCTTGGTTAGATAAAAATGAATACTGGTGGCTCTCTGAACACCTGAATTATACCGTACTGGTCTTGTTTTCCCATCTCTTTATACTCACTATCATTTCGATTATTTTATATAAGTTTATAGAAGAGCCAATTAATTTATATATCAGAAAGTCGAATTTCCTGGAAAAGAAAACTGCAAGATGA
- a CDS encoding acetylxylan esterase codes for MIFKSQYRVTALPLMFLIMGIFCFADNGYAQKGKTKDPVIVNILPYNKKARFNRKFPVKYKIQFINNLKDAQEGTLVYTVFDNANQEVLQNSLDVRVNAKKTLAANFDVPIEKEGNYTIKMAIELTNFNSNYDGSFAYIGPPRKAKDRKPSNQQEPIVNTPPVNWSADNLSNDPKRQSLGADQVGEAPPAEEEEGEEGEMIIKLKPYKKDGVFYTGEKIKYSVSIANKYKVRQEGTFTAIVETELGQVVSKTQVKLKIAPKGQRSFQIEIPKPEKEGIYNLRAATNTSTYDDTAQYAFGYEIGKINRPYYLPPDFDEFWQTAMNDLAKVDPQYKISRSEEYSTKYHDVYRVDMVGLDEFPFYGYLSIPKLKGKYPVIIGYGGYKKEVFPLLFDEFISFAVNVRGIDKKYEKEFNPDNKEQIMLNAEDKNNYVYKGIYMDCIRAVDFIYAHEHMGMDLSRVTAFGGSQGATMGLITAALLPNKINAVVASNPVFADWKNSFAVGKNKRVLTFPSDAIVRYLRENPDFTEEQMLETFNYFDLQNFMPKVQCPVLYAVGLQDDFISPSSAIAAYNKMRMDARALSELYIFPDLGHEIPVYHNSFIGIWFAEQAVKKRKR; via the coding sequence ATGATATTCAAATCCCAATACCGAGTCACAGCACTGCCATTGATGTTCCTGATCATGGGAATCTTTTGTTTTGCAGACAATGGCTATGCTCAGAAAGGCAAGACAAAAGATCCGGTTATTGTAAATATTTTGCCTTACAATAAAAAAGCTAGGTTTAATAGAAAGTTTCCTGTTAAGTATAAAATACAGTTCATCAATAATTTAAAAGATGCACAGGAAGGAACATTGGTATATACTGTATTTGACAATGCAAATCAGGAAGTGCTTCAAAATAGTTTGGATGTAAGGGTTAATGCTAAAAAAACACTTGCAGCGAATTTTGATGTACCCATTGAAAAAGAAGGAAACTATACCATTAAAATGGCCATTGAATTAACCAACTTCAATAGCAATTATGATGGAAGCTTTGCCTACATTGGCCCCCCACGAAAAGCCAAAGACAGAAAACCATCCAATCAACAGGAACCAATTGTTAATACCCCACCGGTAAATTGGTCTGCCGATAATCTATCTAATGATCCTAAAAGACAAAGTCTTGGAGCAGATCAAGTAGGAGAAGCGCCACCAGCCGAAGAAGAAGAAGGGGAAGAAGGCGAAATGATTATCAAATTAAAGCCTTATAAAAAAGATGGCGTTTTTTATACAGGAGAAAAGATAAAATATTCCGTTTCTATCGCGAATAAGTACAAAGTAAGGCAAGAAGGAACATTTACTGCAATAGTGGAGACCGAATTAGGACAAGTAGTTAGTAAAACGCAGGTTAAATTAAAAATTGCTCCTAAAGGCCAACGTAGTTTTCAGATTGAAATACCAAAACCTGAAAAAGAGGGAATATATAATTTAAGAGCGGCTACCAATACGAGTACTTACGATGATACCGCACAATATGCTTTTGGATATGAAATAGGAAAAATAAACAGACCCTATTATTTGCCTCCAGATTTTGATGAATTTTGGCAAACTGCCATGAACGATTTGGCGAAAGTAGATCCACAGTACAAAATTTCCCGAAGCGAAGAATACAGCACCAAGTATCACGATGTGTATCGTGTTGATATGGTTGGGCTAGACGAGTTTCCTTTTTATGGATATTTATCTATTCCCAAATTGAAAGGAAAGTATCCGGTTATCATTGGTTATGGTGGATACAAAAAAGAAGTATTTCCATTACTCTTCGACGAGTTTATATCTTTTGCAGTTAATGTTAGGGGTATTGATAAGAAATACGAGAAAGAATTTAATCCGGACAACAAAGAGCAAATCATGCTCAATGCTGAAGATAAAAACAACTATGTATACAAAGGCATTTACATGGATTGTATACGTGCAGTTGATTTTATTTATGCGCATGAGCATATGGGCATGGATTTGAGCAGGGTTACTGCGTTTGGTGGTAGTCAGGGTGCAACTATGGGATTAATTACTGCTGCATTGTTGCCCAACAAGATAAATGCTGTTGTAGCTAGTAACCCAGTATTTGCAGATTGGAAAAACAGTTTTGCTGTGGGAAAAAATAAACGTGTCTTAACTTTTCCATCAGATGCTATTGTAAGATACTTGAGAGAAAATCCAGATTTTACAGAAGAGCAGATGTTGGAAACATTTAACTATTTCGATTTGCAAAATTTTATGCCCAAAGTACAATGCCCTGTTTTATATGCGGTTGGTTTACAAGATGACTTTATTTCACCCAGCAGTGCAATTGCCGCCTATAATAAAATGAGAATGGATGCCCGAGCTTTGAGCGAATTGTATATATTCCCCGATTTAGGTCACGAAATCCCAGTGTATCACAATTCATTTATTGGAATCTGGTTTGCTGAACAAGCTGTAAAAAAGCGGAAAAGATAA
- a CDS encoding gamma-glutamyltransferase family protein, protein MKKIFLSVSILFTGTMLMAQATQKPPLHGKNWMAITGKPLAATAGSIVFQQGGNAVDAACAMLAATCTMWDVLSWGGETQAIIYNPKTGKVIGINALGVAPTGATPEFFKSKGYEFPPEYGPLAAVTPGTVGGLIHMLSEYGTMSLKQVLAPAMQLAAGYPIDAQTANSIERGKERIKQWPYSKKVLLPHLGEKREAPEAGEIFVQQDLLNTLTKLVEAEQNALKNKKTRKQALQAAYDRFYKGDIADEFVRGAQEQGGLITKQDLANWKVKEETPAMVNYKGVDVYKLTQWTQGPSMLQALNILENFDLKKMGYNSPQYINTVYQSMSLAFADRDFYYGDPAFAPTPQPMSGLLNKAYAKQRAALINPEKNNALVAPGDPYPFEGRTNPYTEQIKQWNFIDSTGKRNFVPAHDSTVTAKAELEAYMDRLWRGTTSVEAADKDGWVVSITPSGGWLPATIAGNTGIGMSQRMQSFVLDPTINPFNVVAPGKRPRVTLTPSMALKDGKPYLSFAVQGGDTQDQNLLQFFLNMVEFNMTVQQASEAENINTNQLWLSLGGTKIKDRMPRAGDLLISARTPEPTREALKKMGYKLSFGQRTSGPINAIFLDRKHNSLWGGSSNNGEDYGIGW, encoded by the coding sequence ATGAAGAAAATTTTTCTGAGTGTTAGTATCCTTTTTACGGGAACGATGTTGATGGCACAGGCAACACAGAAGCCACCACTTCATGGTAAAAACTGGATGGCCATAACAGGTAAACCACTTGCAGCAACAGCTGGTTCCATTGTATTTCAACAAGGGGGTAATGCAGTAGATGCAGCCTGTGCAATGTTGGCAGCTACATGTACCATGTGGGATGTATTAAGCTGGGGTGGCGAAACACAGGCAATCATCTATAATCCAAAGACTGGAAAAGTAATTGGTATCAATGCCCTTGGAGTAGCACCAACAGGCGCAACGCCGGAATTTTTTAAGTCGAAGGGTTATGAATTTCCTCCTGAATACGGCCCACTGGCAGCGGTAACACCAGGAACCGTTGGCGGATTGATCCATATGCTTTCTGAATACGGAACCATGAGTCTGAAACAAGTATTGGCACCTGCCATGCAACTGGCAGCTGGTTATCCAATTGATGCACAAACCGCCAATAGCATTGAAAGAGGAAAAGAACGGATTAAACAATGGCCTTACAGTAAAAAAGTATTGTTACCCCATTTGGGTGAAAAAAGAGAAGCTCCGGAGGCTGGGGAAATTTTTGTACAACAGGATTTGTTGAATACACTTACTAAACTAGTGGAAGCAGAGCAAAATGCTTTGAAAAATAAAAAAACAAGAAAGCAGGCTTTACAAGCAGCATATGACCGTTTTTATAAAGGAGACATTGCAGATGAATTTGTAAGAGGTGCACAGGAACAAGGTGGCTTAATTACCAAACAGGATCTTGCCAACTGGAAAGTAAAAGAAGAAACACCGGCAATGGTGAATTACAAAGGAGTTGATGTATATAAGCTAACCCAGTGGACACAAGGTCCTTCGATGTTACAGGCTCTGAATATTCTGGAGAACTTCGACTTAAAAAAAATGGGATATAATTCTCCACAGTATATTAATACAGTATATCAATCTATGAGTCTGGCATTTGCAGATCGTGATTTTTATTACGGTGACCCGGCTTTTGCTCCTACCCCACAACCCATGAGTGGCTTATTAAATAAAGCATATGCAAAACAAAGGGCAGCTTTAATCAACCCCGAAAAAAACAACGCCCTGGTGGCACCGGGTGACCCCTATCCTTTTGAAGGAAGAACCAATCCATACACAGAACAAATTAAACAATGGAACTTTATTGATAGTACAGGTAAAAGAAATTTTGTTCCCGCACACGACAGTACAGTAACCGCAAAAGCAGAATTGGAAGCATATATGGATCGTCTTTGGAGAGGCACCACTTCGGTGGAAGCGGCTGATAAAGATGGTTGGGTTGTTTCTATAACCCCTAGCGGGGGATGGCTACCTGCTACCATTGCCGGAAACACCGGAATTGGTATGAGCCAGCGCATGCAAAGTTTTGTATTGGATCCAACCATTAATCCATTCAATGTAGTGGCTCCTGGTAAAAGACCCCGTGTTACTCTAACGCCATCTATGGCATTAAAGGATGGAAAACCATATTTGTCATTTGCTGTACAGGGAGGTGATACCCAAGATCAGAACCTATTACAGTTTTTCCTGAATATGGTTGAATTTAATATGACGGTTCAACAAGCATCCGAAGCAGAAAATATCAATACCAATCAACTATGGTTATCATTGGGTGGAACCAAAATAAAAGACAGAATGCCCAGAGCAGGCGACTTGCTGATTTCTGCAAGAACCCCTGAACCAACCAGAGAAGCGTTGAAGAAAATGGGGTACAAGCTGAGTTTTGGTCAAAGAACCAGCGGTCCTATCAATGCCATATTTTTAGATCGTAAGCACAATAGCTTATGGGGAGGATCTTCCAATAACGGGGAAGATTATGGTATTGGCTGGTAA